Proteins encoded together in one Orrella marina window:
- a CDS encoding hydroxysqualene dehydroxylase has translation MNVAIIGAGWAGMAAAQALLEMGHAVSVFEISHQPGGRARGMTDRELGRIDNGQHLLIGAYRETLRLIDWASAQEQAPVETAQTPDNPDNPDSPDSPDSPHQTRYIRQPLNLVAADGALSLSVNPSLPPSIARIVALLSAGGLSFLERSRALTLLGRLKLGVRQPSTGETVLEWLQRHKQPVNLQQRLWIPLCLATMNTPAEKACAHLFARVLRDSLLSPDQGATDLLIPKVDLTRLWIDAVARRVRLATGIQITDVTPGLEDTPSGSSQVSVNGEVFDGCIIATPPAGAARILEKWVTRPPADARLEADQETLNKQLQDLAAFEFHPITTCYIELQSPFRLPEPMLMLSSGHLPGAPSSCKPAIAQANLNPGQWVFDRSATHSDVRRGQLAFVISHAGDSMFDRSLLTNALMKQLQRELAGSNVQASRSLASRIPDVLASRIITEKRATFAAIPGLRRPGYDTIWPHVKLAGDWTDTGYPAVLEGAVVSGQTAAVALASSWNNA, from the coding sequence ATGAACGTTGCCATCATCGGCGCAGGCTGGGCAGGCATGGCAGCAGCACAAGCCCTGCTTGAAATGGGACACGCAGTGTCCGTCTTCGAGATATCACACCAGCCCGGTGGTCGGGCACGCGGCATGACAGACCGGGAACTGGGCCGGATTGACAACGGCCAGCACCTGCTCATCGGTGCCTACCGGGAAACACTCCGACTGATTGACTGGGCCAGTGCACAGGAACAGGCTCCGGTCGAAACAGCACAAACGCCAGACAACCCAGACAACCCAGACAGCCCAGACAGCCCAGACAGCCCACACCAGACGAGATACATCAGGCAGCCATTGAATCTGGTCGCTGCAGATGGTGCACTGTCGCTTTCAGTGAACCCATCGCTGCCACCCTCCATTGCCCGGATAGTGGCCCTCCTGAGCGCAGGTGGGTTGTCTTTTCTTGAGCGCAGTCGGGCGCTGACACTGCTCGGCAGACTCAAGCTGGGTGTCCGGCAGCCATCGACGGGAGAAACCGTTCTGGAGTGGTTGCAGCGACACAAGCAACCCGTGAATCTACAACAGCGACTCTGGATTCCGTTGTGTCTGGCCACCATGAACACACCTGCCGAGAAAGCATGTGCGCACCTGTTCGCCAGAGTCTTGCGAGACAGCCTGCTCAGCCCTGATCAAGGCGCGACCGATCTGCTGATCCCGAAAGTCGATCTCACCCGGCTCTGGATTGACGCCGTTGCCAGGCGGGTACGCCTGGCAACCGGCATACAGATCACAGACGTCACACCGGGGCTTGAGGACACTCCTAGCGGATCCTCTCAGGTATCGGTCAACGGCGAAGTGTTTGACGGGTGCATCATCGCTACGCCGCCTGCTGGCGCAGCCCGCATCCTGGAAAAATGGGTGACTCGCCCGCCTGCTGACGCTCGACTGGAAGCAGATCAGGAAACTCTGAACAAGCAGCTGCAAGACCTGGCTGCATTCGAATTCCACCCCATCACGACCTGCTATATCGAGCTTCAGAGCCCGTTTCGTCTGCCTGAACCCATGCTCATGCTCAGTAGTGGTCATCTGCCAGGGGCACCCTCCTCGTGCAAACCAGCGATAGCCCAGGCGAATCTCAATCCTGGACAATGGGTGTTTGATCGCAGTGCAACGCACAGCGACGTTCGCCGTGGCCAGCTCGCTTTTGTCATTAGTCACGCGGGCGATTCCATGTTTGACCGAAGCCTTCTCACGAACGCCCTGATGAAACAGCTTCAGCGGGAACTCGCCGGGTCGAACGTTCAGGCGAGTCGATCACTGGCGAGCCGGATTCCTGATGTTCTGGCCAGCCGGATCATCACAGAAAAGCGTGCGACGTTTGCGGCCATCCCCGGACTGCGCCGACCTGGCTACGATACGATCTGGCCGCACGTCAAACTTGCCGGGGACTGGACTGATACCGGCTACCCGGCGGTGCTCGAAGGTGCTGTGGTGAGTGGCCAGACAGCGGCCGTTGCGCTGGCATCCTCCTGGAACAATGCTTGA